Below is a genomic region from Bacillus mycoides.
CTATCAGCAAAGTTAAACCATTTACCAGTAGGCATAGTTACGTCTTCCCAATTATTTATCTAGGCTTTTTCTTACCAGTAAAAGCTGGTTTCTTTTTCTTTGGTGCTGGTGGTTTCGATTCTACAAATGTTCCTTTGAACATTTCTTGTTTCGTAAACACGATACCTAATTTTTTCGCAAATTGAAGTAATTTACGCTCTTCTTGTTCTGTTACAAGAGAAACAACTGTTCCTTCTTTGCCCATACGTCCAGTACGTCCTGAGCGGTGAATATATTGGTCTACTGTGTCTGGTAACTCTAAGTGGATTACGTGTGTTAAATCATCGATATCTAATCCACGTGCTGCAATATCAGTAGCAAGTAATATTTCTAATTTCCCGCTACGGAACGCGCGCATCGTTACTTCACGCTCTTGTTTGCTTGCCTCTGCATGAAGTGCTGCTGCTTTCATTTTACGGAACTTCAGTTTTTGAGTAATTTCATCTAAACGGAATGGATCATTTAAGAAGGCAACTGCTTTTACATTTCCCATATGCATAACTCTTCTAATATAATCATTTTTTTCACGACGCTCACAAACGATATACGTATGTTCAACTAGGCTCTGTGCCTCTGAACGTGTTACACGTACTAATTGTGGTTCAACTGTCAAATCACGTGCCGCATCTTCTGCAGCTTTTGTTATTGTCGCCGAGCAGAATACTAATTGACGATCGCGCATCGTTGATTTAATTACATCAAGTACAGCACCCATCATCTTTTGTTTTACAATTTGATCAAACTCATCAAATACAATCGTTTTCACTTCATGCATCTTTAATTTTTTCATGCGAATCAACTCTAAAATACGTCCTGGTGAACCGACAATAACTCTCGGATGTTTCTTTAATTTTTCAACTTGGCGCTTAATATCCGCACCACCAATTAAAGACGCACCTGAAATGTCCGTTCCTGCTGTAAACTTTTGAACCTCTTCATGAATTTGCATAACAAGTTCACGAGTTGGCGCTAAAATTACAACTTGAGGTTGTTTAACTTCAGGATTAATTTTATGTAAAAGTGGTAATAAGTACGCTAATGTTTTTCCTGTTCCAGTTGGAGATTCAGCAATAACGTCTTGTCCTTCTAAAATAGTTGGAATCGCTTGTTTTTGAATTTCAGTAAATTCTTTAAAACCAGCCTTTTCCCAAGCTTGTTGTAAAAATGGTTGCATATCTTTTATCATTTGTTTTTCTCCTTTATCTCTATTTTTGAAGAAAATGTTGTATTGTTCGCACCGTTTCTATCATGTGTGAAATAACAGCTATTAAATCATCAACATGGTCTTCTGTAATCGATTTTTGAAATAGAACCTCTACCTTATTATGATATGAAATCGCTTGCTTATTATATTCGTATGAAATTTTTTGCGTAATCATTCGCTCTTTTCCCCATATAGAATGCAATAAAGTTTCAATTTCTTCGCATCCTATCTCTGGTTGCTCCATTTCGAACGAGAATTCCAGCTTCATTTCACAACCTGGTATAAACTGAGGTACTTCTAATATTTCACCTGATAAATTCTTTGCATCAACAGATAGTGAAAATGTCGCCTCTACCATCGTTTTAAATGTTTCTGTTAGTTGAAATGAAATACTATACATACGACTTAATGAAGCAAGGTCCATCACATCTTTTCGATCCGTTACGAGAATATCACCGTGTAAATCGAAATCATAGACAGCTCCTTCCACAATTACCTTTAAATTTTCAAAAGCAGTTGGATCAAACATAATTTCCTCCAAAAAACAGGCGCCTTTCGATGGAAAGGCGCCACTTGATGTATATATAGTTTACAGATAAACGAGATGAATTACAACCTTTTAGAATAAACCTACTGCTTTTCCATCTTCATTTACATCCATTTGTAGTGCTGCTGGTTGTTTAGGAAGGCCTGGCATTGTTAACATTGTTCCTGTTAACGCAACGATAAACCCTGCACCGATAGATGGTTTTAATTCACGAATTGTAACGATAAAGTCAGATGGGCGACCTAATTTTGTTGCATCATCTGAAAGAGAGTATTGTGTTTTCGCCATACAAATCGGTAGGTTACTCCAACCTTCTCCCTCATATTGAGCTAATTGCTTACGTGCTTTCGGAGCAAATTCAATATCTTTTGCGCCGTAAACTTTTTGAGCAATTGTACGAATTTTTTCTTCTAATGGTAATTCTAATTCATAAAGTGGTGCGTAGTTGTTTTCACCTTTTTCAATTTCTTTTAACACTTTCTCAGCAAGGTCAACTCCGCCTTGGCCACCTTTCTCCCAAACTTCTGTTAAGGATACTGCATAGCCACGCTCATTGCACCATTCTTGTAAGTATGCAACTTCTGCATCTGTATCAGTAATGAATTTGTTAATGGCAATTACGAAAGGAACACCGAAGCTTTGAATTGTTTCAACATGCTTCTGTAAGTTCTCCATACCTTTTGCTAACGCATCTACATTTTCTTCTTTTAATTGATCTCTCGCCACACCACCGTGCATTTTAAGCGCACGAATAGTCGCAACAATAACTACCGCTTCTGGTTTAATACCAGCTGCACGTGCTTTAATATCTAAAAACTTCTCGGCACCTAAATCTGCACCGAATCCAGCTTCTGTAATAACATAATCACCTAATTTTGCTGCCATTGTCGTAGCGATAACACTGTTACAACCGTGAGCGATATTCGCAAATGGTCCGCCATGAATGATAGCTGGTGTATTTTCTAATGTTTGTACTAAGTTCGGTTTTAATGCATCTTTTAATAGAAGTGTTAACGCTCCTTCTACTCCTAAATCTTTAACTGTTACAGGTTGATTTGAAAAATTATAAGCGACAACAATGCGAGATAGACGTGATTTTAAATCTTGAATATCTGTTGCAAGGCAGAATACGGCCATAATTTCAGATGCTACTGTAATATCAAAACCGTCTTCACGTGGTACACCTTGAACCGGTCCACCAAGGCCAATTACTACGTTACGAAGGGCACGATCATTTAAGTCAACACAGCGTTTCCAAACGATTTTACGCGTATCAATTCCAAGTGTGTTTCCTTGTTGGATATGATTATCAATAAACGCCGCTAATGCGTTATTGGCAGTTGTAATCGCATGAATATCTCCAGTAAAGTGAAGGTTAATGTCTTCCATTGGTACTACTTGAGAATAACCGCCACCTGCTGCTCCGCCTTTTAATCCCATTGTTGGTCCAAGAGATGGTTCGCGAAGTGCAATTACTGTTTTCTTACCAATTTTATTAAAAGCTTGGCCTAAACCAACTGTTACTGTTGATTTACCTTCTCCTGCTGGAGTTGGGTTAATCGCTGTTACTAAAACAACTTTACCGTCTTTCTCATCTTGTAAACGCTTAAAAATATCAAGAGATAACTTGCCTTTATAATGTCCGTATGGCTCTAGTTCTTCTTCTAAAATATTTAAATTAGCTGCAATTTCTTGAATCTTCTTCATACTTGCTTCTTGTGCGATTTCAATATCAGATTTAACTGTT
It encodes:
- a CDS encoding DEAD/DEAH box helicase, which encodes MIKDMQPFLQQAWEKAGFKEFTEIQKQAIPTILEGQDVIAESPTGTGKTLAYLLPLLHKINPEVKQPQVVILAPTRELVMQIHEEVQKFTAGTDISGASLIGGADIKRQVEKLKKHPRVIVGSPGRILELIRMKKLKMHEVKTIVFDEFDQIVKQKMMGAVLDVIKSTMRDRQLVFCSATITKAAEDAARDLTVEPQLVRVTRSEAQSLVEHTYIVCERREKNDYIRRVMHMGNVKAVAFLNDPFRLDEITQKLKFRKMKAAALHAEASKQEREVTMRAFRSGKLEILLATDIAARGLDIDDLTHVIHLELPDTVDQYIHRSGRTGRMGKEGTVVSLVTEQEERKLLQFAKKLGIVFTKQEMFKGTFVESKPPAPKKKKPAFTGKKKPR
- a CDS encoding formate--tetrahydrofolate ligase, producing the protein MTTTTTVKSDIEIAQEASMKKIQEIAANLNILEEELEPYGHYKGKLSLDIFKRLQDEKDGKVVLVTAINPTPAGEGKSTVTVGLGQAFNKIGKKTVIALREPSLGPTMGLKGGAAGGGYSQVVPMEDINLHFTGDIHAITTANNALAAFIDNHIQQGNTLGIDTRKIVWKRCVDLNDRALRNVVIGLGGPVQGVPREDGFDITVASEIMAVFCLATDIQDLKSRLSRIVVAYNFSNQPVTVKDLGVEGALTLLLKDALKPNLVQTLENTPAIIHGGPFANIAHGCNSVIATTMAAKLGDYVITEAGFGADLGAEKFLDIKARAAGIKPEAVVIVATIRALKMHGGVARDQLKEENVDALAKGMENLQKHVETIQSFGVPFVIAINKFITDTDAEVAYLQEWCNERGYAVSLTEVWEKGGQGGVDLAEKVLKEIEKGENNYAPLYELELPLEEKIRTIAQKVYGAKDIEFAPKARKQLAQYEGEGWSNLPICMAKTQYSLSDDATKLGRPSDFIVTIRELKPSIGAGFIVALTGTMLTMPGLPKQPAALQMDVNEDGKAVGLF